Genomic segment of Neofelis nebulosa isolate mNeoNeb1 chromosome 17, mNeoNeb1.pri, whole genome shotgun sequence:
TAGTGAAGCGTGACAGCTCTGGAGCCAGGCGCTCCGGGGTCAAGGTCTGACTCCAGCGCTGACCTGTGGGGACTCTGCACAGGAGACTTTGGGTCCattgacctcagtttccttttgtgGAAAGCAGGTGTTAATAAGGTTGCCAAGCTCCCAGGGTGCCTGTCAGGCACGAGTAAACCAATGCCAATATAGCACTTAGGCGTCTGGGACATAGTAACCACTCAGTAGACATCTCAGCGATGGGTCCCTTTTACCTCCACCGTAAGAGGCAGGACTTCCTATTTGGCAAACGGGGAACGTGGGGCTCAGAGTGCTTAAGATATGCTCCCGGGGCCACGCGGCAAACACAGATTTGAACTCTTGTCGTGGGAGGAGTTACGCCGGCTCCTCTCTCCTTGGTCATCTCCGAGCATTTGGGGGGACGTTGGGTGTGTCCTCTTCTGGAGAGGCAGCACGGGCTAGTGATTCAGAATCAGCTCCGAGGACAGACCGCGCTTTCAAATCCCAGATCTGTCCTTGACTGCTTGCGCAGCGTTATTCAAGTCGctccacctctctgtgcctcggtttcctcatctttaaaacgGTTATATAGAGATACCCAGCCTGTGGGGCCGGGGAGTTGAAGTAAACGGACGTCAGGTGCCTAGGACAATGCATGGCGAATGCTAAAGGTTAGCTCTTTGGGGACAGCAGTGGGAGGATAAGCTCTGACCCCACCCTGACCCCTGACCTTTGTCCTCACTCTCTCCAGACATCTCCGTGAGCCTGCTGTCGGTCATCGTGACATTCTGTGGCATTGTCCTTCTGGGCGTCTCCCTCTTCGTGTCCTGGAAATTGTGCTGGGTGCCCTGGCGGGACAAGGGAGGCTCAGCGGTGGGCGGGGGCCCCCTGCGCAAAGACCTAGGCCCTGGGGTCGGGCTGGCAGGCCTGGTGGGCGGTGGCGGGCCCCACCTGGGGGCCGGCCTGGGTGGCCATCCTCTGCTGGGGGGTCCACACCACCACGCCCACACCGCCCACCATCCGCCCTTCGCTGAGCTGCTGGAGCCAGGCAGCCTAGGGGGCTCTGACCCCCCTGAGCCCTCGTACTTGGACATGGACTCGTATCCAGAGGCTGCGGCAGCTGCAGTGGCCGCTGGGGTCAAACCGAGCCAGACATCTCCTGAACTGCCCTCTGAGGGAGgtgcgggctctgggctgctccTGCTGCCCCCCAGTGGTGGGGGCCTGCCCAGTGCCCAGTCGCATCAGCAGGTCACAAGCCTGGCACCCACCACCAGGTGAGACAGGCTACTGGGCTGGGGGTCCACTCGGAacttctgttcctcctctgtgtctcttccccAGATACGGTTCTCCTGAGCCCTGCAAGAGGCCCAGAGGCCTAGAGGTCCAGAGTCCTGAgtcctggggcaggaaggggctggggggcgTAGACTCCTGGGTcccagggagagaagaggctaGGGCCCcgactccagggtctgagggagGGGGAGCCTAGAGACCTGGACTCTCAGATTCAGCGAGCACAGGACTGCAGAATGAAGATTAGACCCCCGAGGCCCTGAGACACAAAGCGACTCGTGTCTTTCACCCTAAGCCAGGATTGGTGGTGGGACTTGGGATCCGTCTGATCGCTATCCGTCTGAGCATGTCACTGAGCACCTAATATGAACTAGACCTGAGCTGGGTGTTGGAAAAACAGAAGTGAGCGTGGCAGCCAGACCCTGCCGTCATGCCACGTACAGTCCGGGGCAAGTGGGTCCCCAGagaggccagcccagcccagccgggCCAGTGCTGCAGGAAAGTGGCTTAGGGGGCCACTTTAGCTGTGGGAGTCCAAGGAGTCGCTGATCCCgtctgggagggggctggggccttCCAGAGATGGCTGAGACCTACAGAGTGAGGAAGAGTTAGCCAGGCACCTACCCAGAGGTAGGGGTGTGAGCCGGGCATTCCAGGAGGAGAGAGCGGCCAGTGCAAAGGCTAGAGAGGAAGGAGGTCACAGTGCATTGTGGGAACTGCCAGCAGTCACTATGGCCTGCGAGTACATGTGCGAAAAGGAAGCCGAGGAgatgtggctgtggctgtgggtgGGGCCAGACCACACAGGGCATTCGGGGGGCCTCGAACGCCTGGCTGAGGGGTGGGGACTCTGTCctgtgagcaggaggggcagggccagttGGGGTGTAGAAAGACCTCTCTGGGGCCACATAAGGGTGGACTAGAGGGACAGACTGGAGGCCAGTAGtccaggcaggagaggaggaggttgAGCTGAGATTGTGGGCACGGGGAGGAAAGGGCAAGGTCAGGGGGCAGGAGAGATGAGACTCGGGGCGGATGGCTGTGGGgtaggaggggtggggacaggtgcTAACAGCACCCATCCTGGCCTGGTGATTGGGTGGGTGTCAGATCAGAGGATCTAGGAAGAGGAGTGGGTGTGAGGGAGACCTTGAGCTCATCTGGATCTTGTTGAGTGTAAGGCCTCTGGGGCAGTGTCCAGGGAAACTGCCTTCAGAAGGATCATCTTTGGCCCCAGACAGTAATGGGAGAAGGTGTTCTAATCCCAGGACCTGGCCAGGGGCCCAGGGGCTCATGGGAGATGTAGTTTGGGGTCTCTGGGGAAGCCCCTCCCCCATTACATACatggagacactgaggctcagagggtgTCAGTGACCTGCTCAAAGTCACCCCGGGAGCAAGGAGTGGCGGGGGATCTGTAgctggagcccccacccccacccccacatccctTTCCAAGGCTGGAGCCTcccgctcccccccaccccaggcctgcctCTCAGCACATCTGGGGCTGCCCGTCGCTAGGGGCCCTGTCACGCGGACTTCACCTCGGGGGTGATGGTCCACGCGGGACAGCGCAGATGAGCCGGGGCCACGGGGACGGGGACGGGGGAGTtcgggagaggggaggggcgggctttagggggttggggggaggcgaGGATGGCTCCTGCGTCTGGCCTACAGATCTCAGTGGAGCACGGAGACCCGGGAGGAGGAGCGGGGACCCGGGAGGAGGAGCGGGTCTGGGAGAAGGCGCTGAGCCCAGCAGGGAAGGGCGTGCAGGGTCTGGTGGGAGGCCGAGGCTGGAGCGGGACtgggctggagcccaggagaCACATTTAGCAGACAAAAGGCTGTTGATGGGTGTGAAAACCTGGGACGCAGATGAGCCTGTCCAGggaaagcgtgtgtgtgtgtgtgtgtgtgtgtgtgtgtgtgtgtgtgtgaaggggagAAGAGGCCCAGAGGGGCCCGAGAGGGGAGCTCTGGGCTTCCAGAATTTCCCATCGACACTAGGAACGGTGGAGAAGGGacttgagagagaaaggacaggccAGGTGGAGCGGTGGTCAGGTGGGAAATGTGATCCTGGGGCTAAGGCAGGTTGGGGAGACTTGAAGAAGGTTCAGGAGGTCTGGGCTGTGTGGGGCCTCTGGAGTCCAGAGAGGTTATTCTGGGTCATGCACTTGAGGTCAGGGGAAGGCTTCTGGAAGCCGGTGCATAAGCAGATGTTAGCTGGAGCTAGTTTAGAGACCGGGAtaccccgcaccccccccccaacacaggtggagaaactgaggctcaaagagcaCAAGTGGCTGGCTCGAGGTCATAGTGAACCAGGGTGGGATCTGTGGCCACCCAGATGCAGTGttgggggaagaggcagggaggagtcTCCCGGGTCTTTAGATGCTGTCAAAGATCCCCACCTTTGTCAGTGGCCCCACCTtggtcttccccaccccccacaggtaCCCGGCCCTACCCCGGCCCCTCACCCAGCAGACCCTGACCCCTCAACCGGACCCTGGCAGTGAGGAGCGGCCGCCTGCCCTACCCTTACCCTTGCCAGGCGGTGaggaaaaagccaaactcatCGGGCAGATCAAGCCTGAGCTGTACCAGGGGACTGGACCCGGTGGCCGGCGCGGTGGCGGGGCCGCGGGCTCGGGAGAGGCCGGAGGGGGGGCGCCCTGCGGCCGCATCAGTTTTGCCCTGCGGTACCTCTATGGCTCCGACCAGCTGGTGGTGCGGATCCTGCAGGCCTTGGACCTCCCGGCCAAGGACTCCAATGGCTTCTCAGACCCCTACGTCAAGATCTACCTGCTGCCGGACCGCAAGAAAAAGTTCCAGACCAAGGTCCGGAGCGAGGGGCCTGGACATCCGGGTCCCacggaggagggggagggggtctggCTCCTGAGGTTGAGGGAAGAAGGGCTGGGGGTCTGGACTCCCGGGtccgagggaggaggggctgggggctggactcctgggtctgagagAGGAGGGGTTtgggggtctggactcctgggtcctTTGCAAGTGGCTGATGGGTgtggtgtccccctcccccaccccctgcaggtGCACAGGAAGACTCTGAACCCTGTATTCAATGAGACATTCCAGTTCTCGGTGCCCCTGGCCGAGCTGGCCCAGCGCAAACTGCACTTCAGCGTCTATGACTTCGACCGCTTCTCACGGCACGACCTGATCGGCCAAGTGGTGCTGGACAACCTCCTGGAACTGGCTGAGCAGCCCCCCGACCGCCCACTATGGAGGGACATCGTGGAGGGCGGCTCGGTCAGTGGC
This window contains:
- the SYT3 gene encoding synaptotagmin-3, which codes for MSGDYEDDLCRRALILVSDLCARVRDADTSDRCQEFNDLRIRGYPRGPDADISVSLLSVIVTFCGIVLLGVSLFVSWKLCWVPWRDKGGSAVGGGPLRKDLGPGVGLAGLVGGGGPHLGAGLGGHPLLGGPHHHAHTAHHPPFAELLEPGSLGGSDPPEPSYLDMDSYPEAAAAAVAAGVKPSQTSPELPSEGGAGSGLLLLPPSGGGLPSAQSHQQVTSLAPTTRYPALPRPLTQQTLTPQPDPGSEERPPALPLPLPGGEEKAKLIGQIKPELYQGTGPGGRRGGGAAGSGEAGGGAPCGRISFALRYLYGSDQLVVRILQALDLPAKDSNGFSDPYVKIYLLPDRKKKFQTKVHRKTLNPVFNETFQFSVPLAELAQRKLHFSVYDFDRFSRHDLIGQVVLDNLLELAEQPPDRPLWRDIVEGGSEKADLGELNFSLCYLPTAGRLTVTIIKASNLKAMDLTGFSDPYVKASLISEGRRLKKRKTSIKKNTLNPTYNEALVFDVAPESVESVGLSIAVVDYDCIGHNEVIGVCRVGPDAADPHGREHWAEMLANPRKPVEHWHQLVEEKTLSSFTKGSKGLSEKENSE